The Streptomyces laurentii region TCGGGGTTGTCGGCGTTGACGTTGTGGCTCACGACGGTGAGGTCGCCGCCGTCGGCGGACTTGTCGACGACGAGTCCGCCGAAGAGGTTGAGCCAGACCACGGCCGGCAGGATCAGCGCGATCAGCGCCGTCGCGGAGCGGCGCAGCAGGGCGAGGACCAGGATCACCGGGACGAACACGCCGAACCAGGGCAGGAAGGTCTCGATGAGACTGCCGAGGTTGCCGACGCGGTTCGGGATGTCGGAGTGAAGAGCCATCACCAGCGCGACCAGGACCGCGCAGACGGCCAGGATCACGCCCCGGCGCCAGATGCCGCGGTCGTGGCGCAGCCGCGCGAGGCGGCTACCCGGTCCGGGAGTATCGGCGGGCGGGAGGGCGGAGTTGTGGTGGTCCGGCGTGCCGCCGCTTTCGGTCCCCGTCATGTCCACGCGCGTCATCGCCGCCGTCCTCACTGCCTTGCTGTCCGACCCGGTCCCGACCCTAGGCGATTCCGCGCCGGTCGTACTCATCGAGGGACGAACGAACGCGCGTGGCGGGTTCCTGCAGGTGGTGCGGTGCGTACGCCTGTGACAGAACGCGCACATTCGTCCGGGGTGTCGCCCCGGCGCCGCCGCCGGCACCTTCGGCGCGCCTCCCGGTCGGACGACCGGACGGACCGCCGGCCGGACGACCGGGCGGACCGCCGGACAGACCGCGGGTCAGACGGCCGGACGGACGGCTGGACGGACACCCTCCAGAACGGTGTCGACGATCTGTTCGGCGAGGCCGGGCTCCAGCGGCGAGCCGGGCCGGATGACCGAGCGGAGCAGCAGGGGGCCGGTGACGAGGTCGTTGACGAGTTCGACGTCGAGGTCGGGACGGATCTCGCCGTTCGCCATGCCGCGCCGGATGGCGTCGAGGGACATCCGGCGGCGCGGTTCGATGACGGTGCGCTGGTACGCGTCCCAGAGCTTCGGATACATCTGCATCTGCGAGAACACGTTGTGCAGCAGCGCGTTGGAGCGCTTGAACATGCCGCGTTGCCGCAGGCTCTCCAGGAGCGTGACGAGGTCGTCGCGGGCGGAGGTGCCGGGCAGGTCCGGTTCGGGGAGTTCCAGGGACCGGAGCAGGTCGATGAGCAGGGCTTCCTTGCCGGGCCAGCGGCGGTAGATGGTGGCCTTGCCGACCCCGGCGGTACGGGCGAGCTTCTCGATGGACAGGTCGGCGAGCGGGACGCCGTGCTCCAGCATCCCGACCGCCGCGTCGAAAATGGCCCGTTCCACCGCCTCGCTGCGCGGCCGGCCCCGGCGGCCGCCGCACGGGGCCGCGTCGCCGGGACACTCGGAGGGCGCGGGGACGGGGGCGGCCCCGGCGGCCGGGGTCATGGCCGCGGCCTCGCCCCGTACCGCCGTCCCGTCCGGTGCTGCCGCGAGCCGCGCCGTGACCGCCGCCGGGCCGGTCGTCCCCGCCCCCGTCGTCTCCTGCGACACGTCCGTTCCGCCTCCTCCGCCTGACCTGCCGTCTACCTCGGAACCGATTCTCCCGCTTCCGCGCGGGCGCCCGGGACGGCACCGGCCGGAACCGGCCCGGACGGGGTGCGGCCGGGCAGGAAGAGCGCGACGACGATCGCGCCCAGGACGGCGACACCGGCCGAGCCCATGGCCGTCACGTGCATGGCGTCGAGGAAGGCGTCGTACGCGGGCGTGACCAGGCCGCGGCCGGCCGGGCCGAGGTGCTGCGCGACGCCGAGCGTCGCCTCGATGGACTCGCCCGCCTTCTCGCGCAGGTCCGCCGGGAGCCCGGCGAGGTGGCTGTCGATCTCGCCGCGGTACGTGCTGGACAGGACGGAGCCGAGGACGGCCACCCCGAGCGCGCCGCCGACCTGGCGGAAGGTGTTGTTGATGGCGGAACCGGAGCCGGCCTTCTCGCGCGGCAGCGCCTGCATCACGGCGACGGTGACCGGCGGCATGATGTGCGCCATGCCGGCGCCCTGGAGGAAGAAGAAGATCTCCAGGACCCAGACCGGCGTGTCCGCGTCGAAGAAGGCGAACGCGGCCAGACCGACGGCGACGGCGAGCATGCCCGTCGTGCACACGGCCTTGGCGCCGAAGCGGTCGACGACGTGCCGGGCGCGCGGCGCGAAGATCATCTGGGCGATGGCGAGCGGCAGGATGAGCAGACCCGATTCCAGGGCGCTGTAGCCGCGCACGCTCTGCAGGTAGAACGCGGAGAAGAAGGTCACGCCCATGAGGGCGAAGAACACCAGCGCGATGGCGGCGACGGCGGCCGAGAAGGCGGGCTTGCGGAAGTACGAGACGTCGAGCGCGGGGTGCGCGGCGCGCTTCTCGTACAGCACGAAACCGGTGAGGACGGCGAGGCCCGCGAGCGCCGGGAGCAGCACGGTGACATCGGTGAAGCTGGCCAGCTCGCCGCCGCGGATGATGCCGTAGACCAGCAGGACGAGACCGAGGACGGACAGCAGTACGCCGGGCAGGTCGACGCGGCCGGGCTTCGGGTCCTTGGAGTCGGGCACCAGCCAGATCATCAGGACCAGGGCGAGGATCACCACGGGCACGTTGACCAGGAAGATCGAGCCCCACCAGAAGTGCTCCAGGAGGGCACCGCCGGTGATGGGGCCGATGGCGATGGCGAGGCCGACGCTGCCGGCCCAGATACCGATGGCCTTGGGCTGCTCCTCGCGCTCGAAGACGTTCATGAGGACGGCGAGGGTGGCGGGCATCACGAACGCGGCACCGAGGCCCATCAGGGCCCGGAAGGCGACCAGCTCGCCCGGGCTGCCGGACTGGGCGGCGAGCGCGGAGGCGATGCCGAAGACGGCTATGCCGAACAGCAGGACCTTCTTGCGGCCGAGCCGGTCGCCGAGCAGGCCGGAGGTGAAGAGCAGGCCCGCGAAGACGAGCGTGTACGAGTTGATGGCCCATTCCAGCTCGCTCTGCGTGGCACCGATGCCGGTGGGAGCGGGGCTGGCGATCGTCTTGACGGCGACGTTGAGGATCGAGTTGTCGAGAACGACGATCAGCAGGCTGAGCATGAGCACACCGAGAATCGCCCAGCGGCGGCGGTGCACGGCCTCCGGGACGCGGGGCGCTCCGGGAACGGCGGAGACAGAGGTCGGCTGAGACATGGCCCTCACCTTAGTACTATTTCGATACGAGACCGTCTCGTATCGAATTCTGCTGACGGAGTCTTTGCCCGCCGGGCCGAAGCCGCCGGCGGACCGAAGCCGCCGGACCCGTGTGAACAGCGCCACTCCACTCCGCCCGGCCGCCCCGCTTCCCCGGCCGCCCCGCCGAGTGCCACCATGGATGTGGTCCGGGGACGCCACAGGGCGCCTCGAGATGACAACAGAGGAGCCGTTCACCATGACGCTTCAGGCTGCCCAGAAACCGCCCGCCGACAGCAGCAAGGCGCTGTACGGAGGGAAAGGCACCCGCCGTATCACCGTCCACGACATCGCCGCCGCCAAGACGCGGGGCGAGAAGTGGCCCATGCTCACCGCCTACGACGCGATGACCGCCTCCGTCTTCGACGAGGCCGGCATCCCGGTGATCCTCGTCGGCGACTCCATGGGCAACTGTCATCTCGGCTACGACACCACCGTGCCCGTCACGATGGACGAGATGACCTTCCTGTCCGCCGCCGTCGTCCGCGGCACCCGGCGTGCCCTGGTCGTCGCCGACCTGACCTTCGGCTCGTACCAGGAAGGGCCCGTCCAGGCCCTGCGCAACGCCACCCGGCTGATCAAGGAGGCGGGCGTCGGCGCGATCAAGCTGGAGGGCGGCGAGCGCTCGCTGCCGCAGACCGAGCTGCTGGTCCGGTCCGGCATCCCGGTCATGTCCCACCTCGGCCTGACCCCGCAGTCCGTCAACACCATGGGCTACCGGGTACAGGGCCGCGGCGACGAGTCCGCGCACCAGCTGCTGCGCGACGCCAAGGCCGCCCAGGACGCGGGCGCCTTCGCCGTCGTCCTGGAGCTGGTCCCGGCCGAGCTGGCCGCCGAGGTCACCCGCTCGCTGCACATCCCGACCATCGGCATCGGCGCGGGCGCCGGCACGGACGCGCAGGTCCTCGTGTGGACCGACATGGCCGGGCTGACCGGCGGCAAGGTGCCGCGCTTCACCAAGCAGTACGCCAACCTGCGCGAGACCCTCGGCGACGCCGCCCGGGCCTTCGCGGAGGACGTGTCCGGCGGGGCGTTCCCCGCCGAGGAGCACACCTTCCACTAGTCCTACTGGTTCCACCCGCCGCTTCGGCGGCACCCGAGCCACTCCCGGCACCACGACAGCCCGCCGACCGTCCCCCGTCGGCGGGCTGTCCGCGTCGGTACGCACGGATGCGCGCGTCGCCTTGTCGGCGCTTGTCCGCGGCTGCCGGTGGCTGTCGGTGGCTGTCGGTGGCTGTCTGCGGTTGTCGGTGCCTGCCGGCAGGGGTGTCGGCCGGTTGTCGGCGGCCTGTCGGTGAGCCCCGGTTCCCTTGGGGACATGACGCGATCACACACCCACGCCATCGAGGTACGGGGCCTCGTGAAGCACTTCGGCGCGACGAAGGCCGTCGACGGGATCGACCTGGACGTCCGCGAGGGCACCGTCCTCGGGGTCCTCGGCCCCAACGGCGCCGGCAAGACGACCCTGGTCCGCTGCCTGTCCACGCTGATCGTCCCGGACGCCGGGACGGCCGTCGTCGCCGGGTACGACGTGGTGCGCCAGCCGCGCCAGCTGCGCCGCACCATCGGGCTGACCGGCCAGTACGCCTCGGTCGACGAGAAGCTGTCCGGCCGGGAGAACCTGTACATGATCGGGCGGCTGCTCGATCTCTCCCGCGCCGAGGCCCGCCGCCGCGCCGACGCGATGCTGGAGCGCTTCTCGCTCACCGAGGCCGCCAAGCGCCCGGCCATGACGTACTCCGGCGGCATGCGGCGCCGGCTGGACCTGGCCGCCTCGATGATCGGCCGGCCCGCCGTGCTCTACCTGGACGAGCCCACCACCGGCCTGGACCCGCGCACCCGCAACGAGGTCTGGGAGGAGGTGCAGCGCATGGTCGCCGACGGCGCGACCGTGCTGCTCACCACCCAGTACATGGAGGAGGCCGAGCAGCTGGCCTCCGAGCTGACCGTCATCGACCGCGGCCGGGTCGTCGCCAGCGGCGGGGTCGACGAGCTGAAGACCCGGGTCGCCGGCCGCACCCTGCGCATCCGTCCGGCCGACCCGGCCGACCTGCCCGCCATGGCGGCGGCGCTGCGCGAGACCGGGCTCGACGGCCCGGCCGGTGCCACCGTCGAGGACGGCACGGGCACGCTCGACGTACCAATCCTCACCGACGAGCAACTGACCGCCGTCGTGAGACTGTTCGGCGCCCGCGGCTTCGGCATCGCCGACATCGGCACCCAACTGCCCAGCCTCGACGAGGTGTTCCTCGCCATCACCGGCGAGAAGACGTCCGAGGCCGCCCCGTCCGTCCCGTCCGACACGATCACCGAGGAGATCGCCGCATGAGCGCCGGCACCCTGCCCCAGTCCCCCGCGGACGGCCGCGGCCCCGCGTCCGCCTCCACCTCCTCGCTCGCCAAGCGGCCCTCGTCCAGAGCCGGTTCCGACCCCGGTCCCGGCTCCGGCACCCGCGCCGACGACGGCCGGATCGGCCTGCGGGCCAACCTCCGCCACATCGGCGCCCTCGCCCGCCGCAACATGCTCCAGATCAAGCAGGACCCGGAGTCGATGTTCGACGCCGTCTTCATGCCGATCGTGTTCGTACTGCTCTTCGTGTACGTCTTCGGCGGCGCGATCGCCGGCAAGGGCAACAACGACGCGTACGTCAACTACGTCGTGCCCGGCCTGATGGCCATGATGGGCATGAACATCGCGATGGGCGTCGGCACCGGCATCAACGACGACTTCAAGAAGGGCGTCATGGACCGGTTCCGGACCATGCCCATCGCCCGCTCGTCCGTCCTCATCGCGAAGATCGTCGTCGAGATCGGCCGCATGCTGATCGCCACCGCGATCCTGCTCGGCATGGGCTTCCTGCTCGGGCTGCAGATCCACACCTCGGTCCTCGGACTGTTCGGCGCCATCGGCCTGTCGATGGTGTTCGGCGCCTCCCTGATGTGGATCTTCATCCTGCTCGGGCTGACGATGAAGACGGCGCAGGCCGTCCAGGGCATGGCGATGATCGTGCTGATGCCGCTCCAGTTCGGCTCGTCGATCTTCGCGCCGCCGACCACGATGCCCGGCTGGCTGCAGGCCTTCACCGACTACAACCCGCTGTCGGCCCTGGCCGACTCCTCCCGCGCCCTGATCAACGGCGGCCCGCTCGCCCACTCGGTGTGGATGACGCTGGGCTGGTCGGTCGCCATCACCGCGGTCATGGCCCCGCTCGCGGTCGCCAAGTTCCGTAAGAAGACCTGACCTGAACGGTCCAGGACGGGGGCACGACGACAGCGCGTACGCGGCCGGGGCCGGATCACTCCCGTATCGCGTCGACGGCTCGGGCGAGCAGAGCGGCGGCGTCCTCCAGGGTGAGGACGCCGCCTTCGGCGTGCGCGGCCTCGAACGCGGCGTCGTCGGCGAGCGCCGTCCGGGTGAGGGCGGTCGCCCGCTCCCGGTTCTCCCGTTCGACCGGGTGCGCCAGATGCTGGGGCGGCTGCAGCCGCTCGTACGCGCCGAGGAGCATCGCCGCGGCCCGGGCCCGCTCCCGCCCGCCGAGCCCGGCCAGCGCCCAGGCGGCGGTGAGGAGATGGGCCGCCGGCATCTCGGGGGCCACCGTCCGCGACAGGGCGCTCAGCGCGCTGTCGTACGCCTGCCGGGCCCGGACGAGACCGGCGGCGTAGTCGCCGTCGAGGTCGTCCACCCAGGCCAGGGTGCCGATGGTGAACCCTTCGAAGAGCGAGAAGGCCTCCGTGTTGAACTCCTCGAGGAGCTGCGTCAGATACCCCCGCGCCTCGCCGGTGCGGCCGGTACGGGCGAGCAGGATCGCCAGGAAGATCCGGGCGGCCAGCGTCGGCGGATGGCTGCGGCTGTACTCGCCCTCCACCACCTCGCGCAGGATGCGTTCGGCGTCCTCCCGGCGGCCGGTCTCGGCCAGCATGTCGGCGTAGCGGGCGCGCAGCAGCCCCATCTGGGACTGCGCCCCGATCCGCCGCGCGTACTCGATGGCGGCCTCGAAGTCCTCGGCGGCGCCCGCGAATTCGAGCCTCCGCTCGCGCGCCTCGCCCCGCGAGGACAGCGCTTCGGCCGCGCCCCAGGCGTCGTCGAGCCGGACGAAGATCTCCAGGGCCTCGTCGGCGTCGGCCGCCGCGCGGCCGGCCCACACGGCACGGTTGGCGAGCAGGTTGGCCCGCGTCTGGAGCGCGTTGGCGAGTTCCCATTCGTGGCCGAGGCGGCGGCAGGTGTCGACGTTGGCGTCGAGGGCCGCGTGCATATGGCCGGTCTCGCTGGTGAGGATCATGGCGAACACGGTGAGGGAGCCGGGCAGCCGGCAGATCTGCGGCAGGCCGGGCGGGTAGGCGCCGGTGATCAGCCGCAGCCGGGCGAGGCCGTCGGGGCTGACCCAGAACCCGGTCTCGTAGTCCATGTTGAGCAGTTCGATCAGCCGCACCCCGCGCCGGGCCTCCCACAGCTGGTCCTCGCCGAGCGGCGGCGGGGCGGCCGTGCACGGCTCGTACAGGGGGACGACGGGGGCGGCGGACGGCCCGAAGGGGTCGGGGCCGAGCGCGGCGACGGCCTCGGCCCAGTGCAGGGCGTCGGCGCGCAGGTCGCGCATGGTCCAGTACCAGAGCAGCGCGTGCACGAGGATCAGGCCCTCGTGCTCGTCGCGCAGCCGTACGGCGGTCCGCAGCGCGGTGCGCAGGTTGCCGTACTCGGCGGCGAACCGGGCCATCGCGGCGGCCTGCCGGCCGGTGCGCAGCTCGGGGTCGGTGCGGCGGGCGAACTCGCGGTAGTGGACGAGGTGACGGCGTTCGGCGGCCTCGCGCTCACCGGCCTCGTCGAGCCGTTCGGCCGCGTACTCGGCGACGGTCTCCAGGAGGCCGTAGCGCATGCCGGTGCCGTCCTCGGCGGCGACCACGAGCGACTTGTCGACGAGCGAGCCGAGCAGGTCGAGGACGTCGGAGGCAGCGACGGCACCGACGGCGCCGGGGCCGGCGCCTTCCCCCACGGCCGGGCCGGCGCACACGTCCTCGGCCGCCTCCAGGTCGCAGCCGCCGGTGAAGACCGCGAGGCGCCGCAGGACGGCGCGTTCGGGGGCGTCGAGGAGGTCCCAGGACCAGTCGACGACCGCGCGCAGGGTCTGCTGGCGCGGCAGGACCGTCCGGGCGCCGGAGGTCAGCAGCCGGAACCGGTCGTCGAGCCGGTCGGCGATCTGGCGCGGGGTGAGCAACCGCAGCCGGGCGGCGGCCAGTTCGATGGCGAGCGGCAGCCCGTCGAGGCGGCGGACGATCTCGTCCGCGGCGGCCTCGTCGTCGGTCACCCGGAAGCCGGGCCGCACGGCCGCGCCGCGCTCGCCGAAGAGCCGGACGGCGGTGTCGCGCGGCAGCGGCCCGACGGGGAGCGTCGACTCGCCGGGTACGCCGAGGGGTTCGCGGCTCGTCGCGAGCACTGTCACGCCCGGGCAGCGGGCGAGGACCCGCTCCACCAGTTCCGCGACCGCGCCCACCACGTGCTCGCAGTTGTCCAGGAGCAGCAACAGGCGGCGGCCCGCGCAGTGTTCGACGAGCCGGCCGGCCGCGTCCTCGGGGTGGCGGAGCTCCTCGGCACCGGCGCCGCGCAGCACGGTCTCGCGGGCGCCGAGCGCGTCGAGGACGGCTTCGGTGACGGCCTCCGGGTCGGTGACGGGGGCGAGTTCGACGAACCAGGCGCCGTCGGGCCACTGCCCGGCGGCCCGTTCGGCGGCCTCCTGGGAGAGGCGGGTCTTGCCGGCGCCGCCGGGTCCGAGGAGGGTGACGAGCCGGGTGCCGCCGAGGGCGTCGTGGAGGGCGGCGAGGTCGTCCTCGCGGCCGACGAAGCTGGTGAGGCGGGCGCGCAGATTGCCGCCGCCCCGGCCGCCGGGTCCGGGCCCGGCCGTGGTGGACCGTCCGGCGGCCCGCCCCTTCAGCAACGCGGCGTGCAGGCCGCGCAGTTCGGGCGACGGGTCGGCGCCGAGACGGTCCGCGAGCCCGCGCCGTACCGTCTCGTACACCGCCAGCGCCTCGGCCGGCCGCCCCGCCGCGGTCAGCGCGCGGATCCGCAGCGCCTGGAGCGGTTCGTCGAGCGGGTGCTCCGCGCCCAGCGCGTCCAGCTCCGGCAGGACGGCGTCGCCCTCGCCGAGCGCGAGCGCGGCGGCGAGCCTGGCCCGGCGGGCGCCGAGCCGGCGGGCCTCCCAGCGGGCGGCCTCGGCCGCGCGGTCGGGCAGGTCGGCGAGGGCCGGGCCGGTCCACAGCGCCAGGGCCTCGTCGAGGAGGGCGGCGGCGCGGCCGGGGCGGCCCGCGTCCAGTTCCCGTACGCCGTCGGCGGCGAGCCGGGTGAAGCGGTGGGCGTCGACGTCCTCGGGTGCGGCGGCCAGCCGGTAGCCGCCGTCGGCGGACACCACCCGCTCGTGGCCGAGGGCCCGGCGCAGCCTGCCGACCAGGGCCTGGAGCGCGGCGACGGCGTCGGCGGGCGGTTCGGCGCCCCACACCTCGTCGACGAGCACCCCGACCGGCACCGGCCGCCCGGCCCGCAGCGCGAGCACGGTGAGCAGCGCGCGCACCCGCGGGCCGCCGACGGCCACCGGCGCCCCGTCCCCGGCGGGCGGGGCGGACGCGTCGGCACCGGGCGCCGGGGCGCCCGACGGGGCCGTACGTCCCTGCGTTCCGTCTGACGTGTGGGCCCGGGTGGGGCCGAGGACCGAATAGCGCACGGGGCCATTCTCCGTGAGCGGCGGGTACGGAAAGGCCGTCCAGGGCAGGAACCCGCGGCACGACCCGGTACGTTTCCGGCACGTACGCGACGACCGACGCCCCACCGCACCCGGGAGACCCCTCATGTCCACGACCACCCCTCGCCACGACGAGCGGCGTGTCAGCCCCGTCTTCCTGGCGATCCTCGCGGTCATGGCCGTCACCGGCTGGGCCGTGTGGACGGACTTCGCGGCCTCCCCGGCCATCGCGGTGTTCCTCTTCGTCACCTCGGCGTGGATCGTCTCGCTCTGTCTCCACGAGTACGCGCACGCCCGCACCGCGCTGCACGGCGGGGACATCACGGTCGGCGCCCGCGGCTATCTGACCCTGAACCCGCTCGCGTACACCCACGCGTGGCTGAGCATCGTCATCCCGGTGCTGTTCCTGATGCTGGGCGGCATCGGTCTGCCGGGCGGCGCGGTGTTCATCGACCGGGGCCGGGTGCACGGCCGCTGGAAGCACAGTCTGATCTCGGCGGCCGGCCCGCTCACCAACGTCCTGTTCGCCGTCGTGTGCACCGCGCCGTTCTGGCTGCACGCGCTCGACGGGGTGCCGCGGCCGTTCCAGTACGCGCTCGCGTTCCTGGCGTTCCTGCAGGTCACGGCCTCGCTGCTGAATCTGCTGCCGGTGCCGGGCCTGGACGGCTACGGGGTGATCGAGCCCTGGCTGTCGTACGGGATCAAGCGGCGGGTCGAGCCGTACGCGCCCTACGGCTTCTTCATCATCGTCGCGCTGCTGTTCGTCCCGCCGCTCCACAGCGCGTTCTTCGGCACGATCAACACCCTGCTGCAGACGCTCGGCGTGCCGGAGCTGTCCCGCGTCTGCGGTTCGGCCCTCTACCGGTTCTGGGAGCCGGCCCCGGAGTTCTGCCGCGTCTGACCCGCCACCACGGCGGGTGTCAGGCCTGCTGCTCGGCGCCCGCGCCGGCCATGCGGGAGCGCTTGATGTAGAACCACGCCATGTTCGACGACAGGCCCGCGAGCAGCACCCAGACGATGCCGATCAGGTTGCCCTGGACGAAGGAGAGGACGGCCGCGGCCACGGCGAGCGCGCAGACGATCAGGGCGTAGAGGGCAAGGCGGGGCATGGGTCGGCTCCTGTCCGTCCGCATACGGGTGATGTGCCCGTCCAGTGTCCCCCATGCCCCTCGCGCGCCGCGCGCGGCCCTCCGGTCGGAGCGGACGCTCCGAAGCACCCGCTCCGGAGCGCGCTCCGGATCAGACGTCTGTGACGCGCAGGCCCGCGTGCGCCTTGTAGCGGCGGTTGACCGAGATCAGGTTGGCGACCAGCGATTCGACCTGGTGGGCGTTGCGCAGCCGGCCCGCGAAGATGCCGCGCATGCCGGGGATCCGGCCCGCCAGGGCCTGCACGATCTCCACGTCGGCGCGCTCCTCGCCGAGCACCATCACATCGGTGTCGATGGCGTCGACCGAGGCGTCCTGGAGCAGCACCGCCGACAGGTGGTGGAAGGCGGCCGTCACCCGCGAGCCGGGCAGCAGCGCGGCGGCCTGCTCGGCGGCGGAGCCCTCGGCGGGCTTGAGCGCGTAGGCGCCCTTCTTGTCGAAGCCGAGCGGGTTCACGCAGTCGACGACGAGCTTGCCGGCCAGTTCCTCGCGCAGCGCCTCCAGGGTCGCGGCGTGCCCGTCCCACGGCACGGCGACGATCACGATGTCGCTGCGGCGGGCGCACGCGGCGTTGTCCGCGCCCTCGACGCCGAGGCCCAGCTCGGCGGCGGCGGCCTCGGCGCGGTCGGCCGCGCGGGAGCCGATGACCACTCGCTGGCCGGCCTTGGCGAGGCGGTAGGCGAGGCCGCGGCCCTGGTCGCCGGTGCCGCCGAGGACGCCGACGACGAGCCCGGAGACGTCGGGGAGGTCCCAGGGGTCCTTCGGCGCGGGCTTGGCGCTCGCGGTCTCGGGGCTGGAGCCGGCAGGGACGGGGATGGGGCTGGTGGAGGAAGTCATGGCCCCGACATTACTGACCGGTCGCCGGGCGCGGACCCGTCCGGGTGAGTCCGCCCCGAACCGCCCGCGCGCGGACACCGGCCCGGGGCAGCATGCGGGGCCATGGACGCCGTACGTGTCGCGCTGCTGCGCGAAGTGCTCGCCGGTACGCAGTGGCCGGCGGCCGCCCGCCACTTCGCCGGTTCCCTCCGCTCCTCGGTCGTGTCGCACGGCGGCGGGCTGCTGCTCGTCGGCACGGAGGAGTACGAGCCGTGGCACCTGGCCGCGCACCTCGTCGACGAGTCCGTCTGGTCCGGCCGGCCGGAGCTGGCGCCCACGCTCGTACGCCACCGGGTCCGGCCCGGCGACCCGGCGCACCTGGCGGTCGGGCTCGGCCGGATCGCGTCGGCGGGGCGGGGCGCGACGCTGCTGATGGTGGCGCCGGCGCGGCCGGGCGAGGGGCTCCTGGAGCGGGTGCACGACGCGCGGCGGGCGGGGGCGACGGTGCTGTCCCTGGACCACGGCGACCCGGAGGTGGGCGGGCTCGCGCACGAGACGCTGACGGTGACGGCGGACGCGGGGGTCGATCTGGACACCGTGCAGCACCTGGTGAGCGCGGCGACCGGGGAGAACTGTCTGCCGCCCGCCCCTCGGAGCGGCCGGCTCCGCTTCCGCGACCGGCTGTCCCGGCTCGCCGACCATCTGACCGCCCGCCGCCGGACCGCTGGTGAGGACGGATCCCGCCCCATCAGGCGCCGGGACCTCGGGGCCTGGAAGCGGCGGGCGTTAATCGGTTGCCCCGCGCCCTGCGGGCCACCGAGCATGACCCACCGTGAGACGACTCGCCGCCCTGCTTCCCGACCTCGCGCCCTGGCGCGCCTCCGCCGACTTCCGCCTGCTGCTGGTGCAGGGCACC contains the following coding sequences:
- a CDS encoding membrane protein (Peptidase family M50; pfam02163;~Uncharacterized homologs of Site-2 protease (S2P), zinc metalloproteases (MEROPS family M50) which cleave transmembrane domains of substrate proteins, regulating intramembrane proteolysis (RIP) of diverse signal transduction mechanisms. Members of the...; cd06158;~identified by MetaGeneAnnotator; putative;~membrane protein [Streptomyces venezuelae ATCC10712];~putative substrate binding region [chemical binding]) — encoded protein: MSTTTPRHDERRVSPVFLAILAVMAVTGWAVWTDFAASPAIAVFLFVTSAWIVSLCLHEYAHARTALHGGDITVGARGYLTLNPLAYTHAWLSIVIPVLFLMLGGIGLPGGAVFIDRGRVHGRWKHSLISAAGPLTNVLFAVVCTAPFWLHALDGVPRPFQYALAFLAFLQVTASLLNLLPVPGLDGYGVIEPWLSYGIKRRVEPYAPYGFFIIVALLFVPPLHSAFFGTINTLLQTLGVPELSRVCGSALYRFWEPAPEFCRV
- a CDS encoding membrane protein (identified by MetaGeneAnnotator; putative;~membrane protein [Streptomyces viridochromogenes DSM40736]); the protein is MPRLALYALIVCALAVAAAVLSFVQGNLIGIVWVLLAGLSSNMAWFYIKRSRMAGAGAEQQA
- a CDS encoding NADPH-dependent F420 reductase (NADPH-dependent F420 reductase [Streptomyces albus J1074];~Rossmann-fold NAD(P)(+)-binding proteins; cl09931;~identified by MetaGeneAnnotator; putative) — its product is MVGEPGQPVAEAEPAAPRGGRQTVLPGRRAHQVLHGVQIDPRVRRHRQRLVREPAHLRVAVVQGQHRRPRPPRVVHPLQEPLARPRRRHHQQRRAPPRRRDPAEPDRQVRRVAGPDPVAYERGRQLRPAGPDGLVDEVRGQVPRLVLLRADEQQPAAVRHDRGAEGTGEVAGGRRPLRTGEHFAQQRDTYGVHGPACCPGPVSARGRFGADSPGRVRARRPVSNVGAMTSSTSPIPVPAGSSPETASAKPAPKDPWDLPDVSGLVVGVLGGTGDQGRGLAYRLAKAGQRVVIGSRAADRAEAAAAELGLGVEGADNAACARRSDIVIVAVPWDGHAATLEALREELAGKLVVDCVNPLGFDKKGAYALKPAEGSAAEQAAALLPGSRVTAAFHHLSAVLLQDASVDAIDTDVMVLGEERADVEIVQALAGRIPGMRGIFAGRLRNAHQVESLVANLISVNRRYKAHAGLRVTDV